Part of the Aurantiacibacter aquimixticola genome, CTCGCCTGTCCCCGCCCGCCTAGTGCCCGGTGGTGGCCGACGCACCCGAAAGCATTCCCGACGAAGAACCGGAAAACGAAAGCGCGAAGCTGGTTCGCGGCTCGATTGCCGGGCATCTCGTCAAGCAGACATCGCCCGCCGTGGTCGGCGTGGCGGCAATCATGTCGGTCGGTATTATCGATGCCTATTTCGTCGGCCAGCTCGGTGCCTCGGAACTGGCTGCGATCAGTTTCATCTTTCCGGTCATCACCGCCTTGCAGAGCCTCGGCGTAGGCGTGATGGTGGGCATCAATTCGGTGGTCAGCCGCGCGCTGGGCGAAGGCGATGACGAGCGTGCTCTGGCCCGTGCCAATCTCGGCATGGCGCTGGGACTGGTGGCGGGCCTCGCTCTCGGCTTATCGCTTTTCCTTCTGCGTCAACCGCTGTTCGAGCTGATGCAGGCGGAAGACGATGTGCTCCCGCTCATCGACGATTACATGGCGCCATACGCGCTCGGCTTCCCGTTGATGATGACGATGATGGGCATGAACGGCGTGCTGCGCGGACAAGGCGCGGCAAAAGCCAATACGGCCGTCCTGATCGTCTATTCCATCGCCAACTGGATCCTCGATCCGCTGCTGATCACCGGCATGTTCGGGATAGAAGGTTTCGGCGTGGCTGGCGCGGCCTATGCGACGATAGGGGGCTGGGCCATCGCCATCTGCGTCGCGTTCTGGCTGCTCGGGCGGTATAACCTGCCGTTCAAGCCCGCCGCGATGACCGCTTGCAACTGGAAAACACAGCTCGGCGCGATTGGCCGGGTGGCCGGCCCTGCGGCGTTCACCAATTCGATCAATCCCGCGGGCTTGGCCATACTGACGTCCTTCCTCGCCGCGGAATCGCAGGCGGCTGTCGCGGGTTTCGGCGCGGGCGGACGGCTGCAGAGCTTTGCCGTGGTGCCGCTGCTGGCGCTATCGGGATCGATCGGGGCCATTGTCGGACAGAATTGGGGTGCCGGTCAGCATGACAGGGCGCGCCTCGCCCTGTGGCAGGCAGGCCTGTTTGCCATCGGCTACGGTCTGGCTGCGGCGCTGGTTCTGTATTCCGCGCGCGGCTGGTTTGCCGGATTGTTCAGCGAAGACGCGCAGGTGCTCGACGCGACCGTCGCCTATCTCGCGATTTCGGTCTGGGGCTATGCCGGATACGGCGTGCTGATCGTCGTCAACGGGGCGTTGAACGCCATCGACCGTGCTTCGACCGCTCTGGCTTTGTCGATCACGCGCGTGCTGCTCGTGATGGTGCCTATCGCCTGGTTCGCACGCGCCATACTCGGTACGCAGGCTGTCTATATTGCCGAGCTTGCCGCCAACCTTCTGGGAGGGCTGGCGGCAGCGGCGATTGCATGGTGGGTGCTCTGGCGCGGTGCGGACACCGACGCCGAAGCATCAGTCCAGCGGGCGTGACGATCCGAAGAACAGCGCCTGGCTGATCGCCGCGCGCACCGTATCTTCCTGGAACGGCTTGGTGATCAGATATGTCGGCTCCGGCCGATCGCCCGTCAGCAGTCGTTCGGGATAGGCGGTAATGAAGATCACCGGCACGCTGGTGATTTCGAGAATGTCGTCCACGGCATCGAGGCCGGACGAACCGTCGGCGAGCTGGATGTCCGCAAGGACGAGGCCCGGCGTTTTCTCGGCGACGACTTCCTGCGCTTGGGTGCGCGTGGCAGCAGTGCCGCAGATTTCGTGGCCGAGTGACTTCACTAGGTCTTCCAGCTGCATCGAGATGAGCGGCTCGTCCTCGATGATCAGGACGCTCGTCGTCGTCTCGCGCTCGATTTCCTGCACGGCCTCTCGCACGAGCGATTCCACATCGTCCTCGGACACGCCCATGATCGTCGCGGCATCGGTGTTGGAGAAATCCTCTACCGTGGTGAGCAACAGGGCCTGACGATTGACCGGGGTGATGCGCTTGAGCTGGTCCTGCGCGGCAACCTCGTGCGCGGTGCCTTCGGATTGGCTTTCGGCCACTTCCATATAGGCGCTCGACCAGACCTTGTTGAAGGCACTGTAAAGCGGCACGCGGCCGCCCTTGAGAGATGCTGCCAGCTCGTCGTCCGCGAGCGCGGCTTCGAGTGTGGCTTGAACGAAAGCATCGCCGGTAGACTGCGAGCCCGTGAGGGCACGAGCGTAACGGCGGAGAAACGGAAGATGTGCGGCGACTTCGGCCCCGATGGACATATAAACCCTTCCCGGTCAACTGGTTGACCATGAACGCCCCTTTGCCCGGTCGGTTCCAGAATAAAGAAGCTGCAATCTGCGGCTGCCGTTTCGATGGTCTGCAGGGTCGATTTTCGATGCCTCGAAAAAATTTCGCATTTTTTGAAAACCGGCGGGAACGCATTTTCCGAACAGCCATTTAGTCTATGTCACCGCCGAGACCCCCCCTCCCGTCCAAGCGGCTGGTGATACGATCCCGAAAGGCCTCCGTTCATAAAGAGCGGAGGCCTTTTTTTCACCCATGTTAAATCGCACACGCGAATGGCGCGCATCAACTTCGGATGGTGGATGAGGATCAGCCCAGAAGGCGGGCGAAGAGACCGCGTTTGCGGCCGGTGCCGAGCTCCGCAACCAGCTGTTCGGGATTGTAGGGCTTTTCGAAGACTGGCCCCATTTCGGCGATCTCTTCGGGAATGTCCTGCGGGCTGCCTGTCGAAAAGGCGATGTGCGGGCGTTTGGGCCCCAGCATGGTCACCAATTCGGCAATGGCCCAGCCATCGTCGCGGTCCGCCAGATGCACGTCGAGCACGATGGCGTCGGGCCGCCGCCCTTTCTCGAGCGCCTGGACAGTCGCCTGCATGGTCTGACAGATTTCGACATCCTGGGTGCCCGCGCGGCGAAAGGCATCCTCGAGCGTCATGGCGAGGACGGCATCGTCTTCCACCAACAGAACACGGCCCAGAGGCTTGGGAGCCTTGGGGGCGCGGTCTTTCGAATTTTTCCGCTTCGGCAGAACCGGCTTCACGTGCGGGACCCTTCCGATGCGCTGATCGCATCATCACCCCAACGCCGCCCGTGGCTGCGCAGTTCCCCGCATGCCGCGGCAGCTTACTGCAACGGCTTTTCGTAAATCCGGTATTCGCGATTGATCTCGGACTCGATCGCATCGGCGATGGCGATCATCCCCTGATTGTCGTCGAGG contains:
- a CDS encoding response regulator, translating into MKPVLPKRKNSKDRAPKAPKPLGRVLLVEDDAVLAMTLEDAFRRAGTQDVEICQTMQATVQALEKGRRPDAIVLDVHLADRDDGWAIAELVTMLGPKRPHIAFSTGSPQDIPEEIAEMGPVFEKPYNPEQLVAELGTGRKRGLFARLLG
- a CDS encoding response regulator; this translates as MSIGAEVAAHLPFLRRYARALTGSQSTGDAFVQATLEAALADDELAASLKGGRVPLYSAFNKVWSSAYMEVAESQSEGTAHEVAAQDQLKRITPVNRQALLLTTVEDFSNTDAATIMGVSEDDVESLVREAVQEIERETTTSVLIIEDEPLISMQLEDLVKSLGHEICGTAATRTQAQEVVAEKTPGLVLADIQLADGSSGLDAVDDILEITSVPVIFITAYPERLLTGDRPEPTYLITKPFQEDTVRAAISQALFFGSSRPLD
- a CDS encoding MATE family efflux transporter; its protein translation is MADAPESIPDEEPENESAKLVRGSIAGHLVKQTSPAVVGVAAIMSVGIIDAYFVGQLGASELAAISFIFPVITALQSLGVGVMVGINSVVSRALGEGDDERALARANLGMALGLVAGLALGLSLFLLRQPLFELMQAEDDVLPLIDDYMAPYALGFPLMMTMMGMNGVLRGQGAAKANTAVLIVYSIANWILDPLLITGMFGIEGFGVAGAAYATIGGWAIAICVAFWLLGRYNLPFKPAAMTACNWKTQLGAIGRVAGPAAFTNSINPAGLAILTSFLAAESQAAVAGFGAGGRLQSFAVVPLLALSGSIGAIVGQNWGAGQHDRARLALWQAGLFAIGYGLAAALVLYSARGWFAGLFSEDAQVLDATVAYLAISVWGYAGYGVLIVVNGALNAIDRASTALALSITRVLLVMVPIAWFARAILGTQAVYIAELAANLLGGLAAAAIAWWVLWRGADTDAEASVQRA